A window of Sphingobacterium sp. SRCM116780 contains these coding sequences:
- a CDS encoding porin, with the protein MKRQMIFSVLLGSTIYNLQAQEKLEKENPITISGYVEIYDQYDFANPKQNNRPGFVYSHHRNNEVNVNLGLIKVNYETERIRTNLALGVGTYVQANYAAEPAALKNIYEANVGVKLSEKHNLWIDVGVLPSHIGFESAISKDCYTLTRSIGADNSPYFETGAKLSYTTADGKWMLSGLLLNGWQRIQRVDGNSTPAFGHQLTYKPNEKITLNSSSFVGSDQADSVRKMRYFHHFYGQFQLHDQFVLITGLDIGAQQKEKGSTAYYTWFTPVLIASYKPFDRWGCALRGEYYQDKNGVMIATGTADGFQTFGYSFTLDYQILSNLIWRTELKKLQSKDPIFVDREDVLRKDNVIGITSLSIRF; encoded by the coding sequence ATGAAAAGACAAATGATCTTTTCTGTCTTATTAGGAAGTACGATCTACAACCTGCAAGCACAGGAAAAGTTGGAGAAGGAAAATCCGATCACGATCAGCGGATATGTTGAGATTTATGATCAATATGATTTTGCTAATCCCAAACAGAACAATCGTCCTGGATTTGTATATAGTCACCATCGCAATAATGAGGTGAATGTGAATCTGGGTCTTATTAAAGTGAATTATGAAACAGAAAGAATCAGGACAAATCTGGCATTGGGCGTAGGGACCTATGTGCAGGCAAATTATGCTGCAGAACCAGCAGCATTGAAAAATATATACGAAGCCAATGTAGGGGTGAAGCTTTCTGAAAAACATAATCTATGGATAGATGTCGGGGTGTTACCCTCCCATATTGGTTTTGAAAGTGCAATTAGTAAAGATTGTTATACCTTGACACGTAGTATAGGAGCTGATAATTCACCCTATTTTGAAACGGGTGCTAAGCTATCGTATACAACTGCTGATGGGAAATGGATGCTCAGTGGTTTACTTTTAAATGGTTGGCAACGGATCCAACGGGTTGATGGCAATAGCACTCCCGCATTTGGGCATCAGTTGACGTATAAACCAAATGAGAAGATAACGTTGAATAGCAGTTCTTTTGTCGGTAGTGATCAGGCGGATAGTGTGCGGAAAATGCGTTATTTTCATCATTTTTATGGACAGTTTCAACTCCATGATCAATTTGTTTTAATTACAGGATTAGATATTGGAGCACAGCAGAAAGAAAAAGGGAGCACAGCTTATTATACCTGGTTTACACCTGTATTGATTGCAAGCTACAAACCTTTTGATCGTTGGGGATGTGCACTCCGAGGAGAATATTATCAGGATAAAAATGGTGTGATGATCGCTACAGGGACAGCAGATGGGTTTCAAACATTTGGGTATTCTTTTACATTGGATTATCAGATTCTTTCAAATTTGATCTGGCGGACAGAATTGAAAAAACTACAGAGCAAAGACCCTATTTTTGTAGATCGAGAGGATGTGTTGCGTAAAGATAATGTGATCGGAATTACATCGCTATCGATCCGTTTTTAA
- a CDS encoding sensor protein KdpD: protein MDERKDAEHFLNLIKKSKRGKFKLYIGMSAGVGKTYRMLQEAHTLLHNGIDIKIGYIETHYRKETHALLEGLPLIPRRQLFYKGKELEELDVQAVINLHPEVVIVDELAHSNIEGSQNAKRWQDVLDILDAGISVISAVNIQHIESLHDEIKDITGVDVKERIPDSVLALADEVVNIDLTAEELINRLKEGKIYAAAKIETALSNFFNADHILQLRELALKEVAAQVQRKVEKEVVQHKGVKKEQFLACISSNDKTAIIVIRKTARLANYYNSKWFVLYVQTPKESVTKIALDKQRHLINNFKLATELGAEIIKVNHTQITKAIIEQCEERKITTVCIGKPHLGLMKIILATNTFNTLLNKLSKEKIDLIILS from the coding sequence ATGGACGAAAGAAAAGATGCGGAACACTTCCTCAACTTGATTAAAAAATCAAAGAGGGGAAAATTTAAACTGTACATTGGTATGAGTGCAGGTGTCGGTAAAACATACCGCATGTTGCAGGAAGCGCATACCCTTTTGCATAATGGTATCGATATCAAAATAGGGTATATCGAAACCCATTATCGAAAGGAAACACATGCCCTGTTGGAAGGACTGCCGTTGATACCCAGACGCCAATTGTTCTATAAAGGGAAAGAATTGGAGGAACTGGATGTACAGGCCGTTATTAATCTTCATCCTGAAGTCGTAATCGTTGATGAACTGGCCCATAGCAATATTGAAGGAAGTCAGAATGCAAAACGTTGGCAGGATGTGCTGGATATATTAGATGCTGGGATCAGTGTTATTAGTGCCGTCAATATTCAACATATCGAAAGTTTACATGATGAGATCAAAGATATTACTGGAGTTGATGTCAAGGAACGGATTCCAGACAGCGTACTTGCATTGGCAGATGAAGTCGTTAACATCGATTTGACAGCAGAAGAGTTGATCAATAGATTGAAGGAAGGTAAAATTTATGCTGCAGCTAAAATTGAAACCGCATTATCCAATTTTTTTAATGCCGATCATATCCTGCAATTGCGAGAATTGGCGTTGAAAGAAGTGGCTGCACAAGTACAGCGAAAAGTAGAAAAGGAAGTTGTGCAGCATAAGGGCGTCAAGAAGGAACAGTTTTTAGCTTGTATCAGCTCAAACGATAAAACAGCGATCATTGTGATCCGCAAGACAGCACGATTAGCAAACTATTACAACAGTAAATGGTTTGTACTGTACGTACAGACACCAAAAGAAAGTGTGACGAAAATAGCGTTAGATAAACAACGACATTTGATTAATAATTTTAAATTAGCGACAGAATTGGGAGCCGAAATCATCAAAGTAAATCATACGCAAATCACAAAAGCCATTATTGAGCAATGTGAAGAACGGAAGATAACCACCGTATGTATCGGAAAACCTCATCTTGGTTTAATGAAGATCATCTTGGCGACAAATACTTTTAATACGCTGTTAAACAAGCTTTCAAAAGAAAAAATTGACCTTATAATTCTTTCATAA
- a CDS encoding ATP-binding protein — protein MRIKTKLTFGVGLLFLMIVLLVIVSGWYINQLKRDTNNILVANYNTLLYGRNMLLALEEGASDATALHDFKENLEKQKNNVTEIGEAQATLLVEKHFYQFIRNQGDVSLVSRIRKDITELMRLNMEAIERKSNIADVTAEKAIAVISITGSLCFLIAFVLIVNLPSNIANPIKELTESIKQIANENYQKRIHYEGRNEFGDLANSFNTMAEKLEEYAESKLDKILKGKKRIETLINNMHDPVIGIDEHKQVLFANEEALKITGLQAEQLIGKQIQDVAVHNDLIRDFIKDIFPDKQKGEIKLLKIYADGKESYFEKEVVDINIVPTGETTSQFIGQVIMLRNITQFKEMDFAKTNFIATISHELKTPIASIKMGLQLLENKQIGVLNEDQVNLVQSIRDDTGRLLKITGELLNMTQVESGTIQLNVARTQASELVEYAMNATKAMAEQKHIQLQLVMHDHVPEILADSEKTAWVLTNLLSNAVRYSYERSTIFIRVEPVNNKVKFSIQDTGPGIEQQYVDKIFERYFRIPGTKKEGTGLGLSISKEFIEAQGGEITVQSEYGSGSIFSFTLNAVDDDSILTSTLT, from the coding sequence ATGCGCATAAAAACAAAATTAACCTTTGGTGTAGGTTTACTTTTTCTCATGATCGTATTATTGGTCATCGTAAGTGGTTGGTATATCAATCAATTAAAAAGGGACACCAATAATATCCTTGTGGCCAATTACAATACCTTGCTATATGGTCGAAATATGTTATTGGCCTTAGAAGAAGGAGCTTCCGATGCTACTGCCTTGCATGATTTTAAAGAGAATTTAGAAAAGCAAAAAAATAATGTGACTGAAATCGGAGAGGCACAAGCAACTTTATTGGTAGAAAAGCATTTTTATCAATTTATCCGAAATCAAGGGGATGTGAGTCTGGTCTCTAGGATTAGAAAAGATATTACAGAATTGATGCGGCTCAATATGGAAGCCATTGAACGTAAAAGTAATATTGCTGATGTGACTGCCGAAAAGGCTATTGCTGTTATCTCTATCACAGGTTCTCTTTGTTTTTTGATTGCCTTTGTACTGATCGTTAATCTTCCTTCCAATATTGCCAATCCGATAAAAGAATTGACCGAAAGTATTAAACAAATTGCGAATGAAAACTATCAGAAACGGATTCATTATGAAGGACGTAATGAATTTGGAGATCTTGCAAATTCTTTTAATACCATGGCTGAGAAACTCGAAGAGTATGCCGAGAGTAAATTGGATAAAATACTGAAAGGTAAAAAAAGGATTGAGACACTCATCAATAACATGCATGATCCTGTCATTGGTATTGACGAACACAAACAGGTGCTTTTTGCCAATGAAGAGGCGTTGAAAATAACAGGATTGCAAGCGGAGCAATTGATTGGGAAACAAATACAGGATGTCGCTGTCCATAATGATCTGATTCGAGATTTTATCAAAGACATTTTTCCAGATAAGCAAAAAGGGGAGATCAAACTCTTGAAAATCTATGCGGATGGGAAAGAAAGTTATTTTGAAAAAGAGGTGGTCGATATCAATATCGTTCCTACAGGAGAAACCACCTCACAGTTTATTGGTCAGGTCATTATGCTTCGAAATATCACCCAATTTAAGGAAATGGATTTTGCAAAAACAAATTTCATTGCCACGATATCACATGAACTGAAAACACCGATCGCTTCTATAAAAATGGGTTTACAACTGTTAGAGAATAAACAGATTGGTGTGCTGAATGAAGATCAGGTTAATCTGGTGCAAAGTATTCGGGATGACACAGGACGATTATTGAAAATAACGGGTGAATTACTCAATATGACGCAGGTGGAAAGTGGAACCATTCAGCTCAACGTAGCAAGGACTCAGGCGAGCGAACTCGTCGAATATGCGATGAATGCGACAAAAGCCATGGCAGAACAAAAGCATATCCAACTCCAGTTAGTGATGCATGATCATGTGCCTGAAATATTGGCGGATAGTGAAAAAACAGCTTGGGTGCTCACCAATCTATTGTCCAATGCCGTACGTTACTCTTATGAACGTTCCACTATTTTTATTCGTGTCGAACCGGTGAACAATAAAGTTAAGTTCTCCATTCAGGATACTGGACCTGGGATCGAGCAACAATATGTGGATAAGATATTTGAACGTTATTTCCGTATACCAGGTACTAAAAAAGAAGGTACAGGTTTAGGATTGAGTATCAGCAAGGAATTTATCGAAGCACAAGGAGGGGAGATTACTGTTCAAAGCGAATATGGCTCAGGAAGCATCTTTTCATTTACCTTGAATGCTGTAGATGACGATTCAATACTAACTTCAACATTGACATAA
- a CDS encoding peptidylprolyl isomerase translates to MKKFFLSLCCLVYVLVAKSQTHRLLFHTDYGDFKVVLYDYTPKHRDLILHAIQDQVYRDALFNRIISDFVVQGGEHDIDIEKREAADPSHHKPRLAAEFDDRAYHKLGALGAGRDGNPEKASFLNQIYFVVGKKQTNKDLDQLELKKGIKYSKEQRETYLKIGGQPRLDHDFTVFGEIYEGLDVILKISQVKTDKQDYPIQPVHFELSEIKTSHAQ, encoded by the coding sequence ATGAAAAAGTTCTTCCTTTCCTTGTGCTGTTTAGTATATGTACTCGTTGCAAAAAGTCAAACACATCGTTTGTTATTCCACACGGATTATGGCGACTTTAAAGTTGTTTTATATGATTATACACCCAAACATCGGGATCTTATACTGCATGCGATACAAGACCAAGTATATCGAGACGCATTATTCAATCGCATCATTTCAGATTTTGTTGTGCAAGGGGGGGAACATGATATCGATATTGAAAAGCGAGAAGCAGCGGATCCATCACATCATAAACCTCGTTTGGCAGCAGAGTTTGATGACAGAGCCTACCATAAATTAGGCGCATTAGGTGCTGGTCGGGATGGTAATCCAGAAAAAGCTTCTTTCCTGAATCAGATTTATTTTGTTGTAGGTAAAAAGCAAACAAATAAAGATCTTGACCAACTGGAATTGAAAAAGGGTATCAAATACAGCAAAGAACAACGCGAAACCTATTTGAAAATAGGCGGACAACCTCGTTTGGATCATGATTTTACTGTCTTTGGTGAAATATATGAAGGATTGGATGTGATCTTGAAAATCAGCCAAGTGAAAACAGATAAACAAGATTACCCGATTCAACCTGTTCATTTTGAATTATCTGAAATTAAAACCTCACATGCGCAATAA
- a CDS encoding serine hydrolase domain-containing protein, with amino-acid sequence MRNKVSLLVAMFLVQVVMAQEIDQQALDKQLHGYYPDEQAPGIAVRISQHGKLKYSFHQGLAHLEEHRKIDDNTHFRMASVSKQITASAIYRLIETGKMKISDPLDTYFDELPDKLKTITVQQLLNHSSGILDYESLLPEQLHKQLTDLDVLQYIKQKNTVYFPAGSAFRYSNTGYCLLALVVEKVSGKPFSSFVQQELFLPADVTDGLVYFPYSQIQQRAYGYHPVQNFYVYADQSLTSATQGDGGVYFSPINYHTWMNNRLTTKFHNADIMEFIQANNHPVKDNIAYSMGWFYTIANNQPILFHSGESTGFHNIVYVNIEKDLIISFFGNRDDTAIAKAFEAVLKATGEKNPISDTKDRPLFDWLNQVYANE; translated from the coding sequence ATGCGCAATAAAGTCAGTCTACTTGTCGCCATGTTTCTGGTTCAAGTGGTTATGGCTCAAGAAATTGATCAACAAGCATTAGACAAGCAATTACACGGCTATTATCCTGACGAACAAGCGCCTGGTATTGCCGTTCGAATTTCACAACATGGAAAATTGAAATACAGTTTCCATCAAGGCTTAGCCCATTTGGAGGAGCATCGAAAAATTGATGATAACACTCATTTCAGAATGGCCTCTGTGAGTAAACAGATAACAGCATCTGCCATCTATCGGTTAATTGAAACAGGCAAGATGAAAATAAGTGATCCATTGGATACTTACTTCGATGAACTACCAGATAAATTAAAAACCATAACCGTTCAGCAACTTCTAAACCATTCTTCTGGGATCTTGGATTATGAATCTTTACTACCGGAACAACTGCATAAACAGTTGACTGACTTGGATGTATTACAGTATATCAAACAGAAGAATACAGTTTATTTTCCTGCAGGTAGCGCTTTTCGATACAGCAATACAGGATACTGCCTTTTAGCCCTTGTGGTAGAAAAAGTAAGTGGAAAACCATTCTCATCCTTTGTGCAACAAGAGTTATTTCTTCCAGCAGATGTTACAGATGGTTTGGTTTATTTCCCCTATTCTCAAATTCAACAGCGTGCTTATGGGTATCATCCGGTGCAGAATTTCTATGTCTATGCCGATCAAAGTCTGACCAGTGCTACGCAAGGGGATGGAGGAGTTTACTTCTCCCCAATCAATTACCATACGTGGATGAATAATCGTTTAACCACAAAGTTCCATAATGCTGACATCATGGAATTTATTCAAGCGAATAACCACCCCGTAAAAGATAATATTGCCTACAGTATGGGCTGGTTTTATACAATAGCGAATAATCAACCTATTCTTTTCCACTCGGGAGAATCCACAGGATTTCACAACATCGTCTATGTGAATATTGAAAAAGACTTGATCATTTCTTTCTTCGGCAATCGGGATGATACGGCGATAGCAAAAGCCTTTGAAGCTGTTTTAAAAGCGACTGGAGAAAAAAATCCAATTTCGGACACGAAAGATCGGCCTTTGTTCGACTGGTTAAACCAGGTGTATGCAAATGAATAA
- a CDS encoding metallophosphoesterase family protein has protein sequence MIQIAIFSDVHGNLPALEAVLADIAARGIQQTYCLGDLVDFAPWGNEVIERIQEEQIPCLLGNHDERIAYDLPIIPLPKHTAEETACRILAIQHSKNNILEKNKAFLAQLPYLMQLDIQVNQKHWCIQLAHGSTESNEHYLYETEPDATFTSLLAEAKADILLMGHTHLSFIKSFGNKWAINVGSVGRSKEQNKDATYLLLQLDEDHIQAEIIRIPYAMEEVIDKIKASDIPDFYANFLASSQAYSTT, from the coding sequence ATGATACAAATTGCCATTTTCAGTGATGTACACGGAAATCTACCTGCTTTAGAAGCCGTATTAGCAGATATTGCTGCTAGAGGTATTCAACAAACCTATTGTTTAGGTGATCTGGTTGATTTTGCACCTTGGGGTAACGAGGTTATTGAACGTATCCAAGAAGAACAGATTCCTTGTTTATTGGGTAATCATGACGAACGCATCGCTTACGATCTGCCTATTATTCCTTTGCCAAAACATACTGCTGAAGAAACAGCCTGTCGTATCCTCGCCATTCAGCACTCCAAAAACAATATCTTAGAAAAGAACAAAGCTTTCCTTGCCCAATTGCCCTATTTGATGCAATTGGATATTCAGGTGAATCAGAAACATTGGTGCATTCAACTCGCACATGGTAGTACAGAAAGCAACGAACATTATCTGTACGAAACCGAACCTGATGCTACCTTTACATCTTTATTAGCTGAAGCAAAAGCCGATATATTGCTGATGGGACATACCCATCTTTCTTTTATTAAATCATTTGGCAACAAATGGGCGATAAACGTCGGATCTGTAGGTCGATCAAAAGAGCAAAACAAGGATGCTACTTATCTTTTATTACAGCTGGATGAAGATCATATCCAGGCGGAGATTATCCGAATCCCTTATGCTATGGAGGAAGTTATAGACAAAATAAAAGCGAGTGACATTCCTGATTTTTACGCAAATTTCTTAGCATCCTCGCAAGCCTATTCTACGACCTGA
- a CDS encoding DUF808 domain-containing protein has protein sequence MASGIFAILDDIAALMDDVAVTSKVAASKTAGILGDDLAVNAEKATGFLSSREIPVLWAITKGSLINKLIIVPIALLLNVFSPVAIKLILVLGGFYLAYEGVEKIIEYLFHRQKTGHEVVEEIEEDSSVAEKAKVKSAITTDFILSVEIVIIALGTVLEESLAIRILTVSVVALLATIGVYGIVALIVRMDDAGYKLIKRSNDTGPVAKFGHLLVKSLPIIIKILAVVGTIALILVSGGIFEHNIDYLHHFLPGVPSRLKQIGYGIVAGLLLVILITGFKKVFVKKKVTV, from the coding sequence ATGGCTTCAGGTATATTTGCGATATTGGATGATATCGCTGCATTGATGGATGATGTTGCGGTTACGAGTAAAGTTGCAGCGAGTAAAACGGCAGGAATTCTTGGAGATGATTTGGCTGTAAATGCTGAAAAAGCAACAGGTTTTCTTTCTTCCCGTGAAATCCCTGTCTTGTGGGCTATTACAAAAGGTTCGTTGATCAATAAGCTCATTATTGTTCCTATTGCATTATTATTGAATGTTTTTTCTCCCGTTGCGATCAAGCTTATTCTGGTATTAGGTGGTTTCTACTTAGCTTATGAGGGTGTCGAGAAAATTATAGAATATTTATTTCATCGACAAAAAACAGGACATGAAGTGGTGGAAGAAATTGAAGAGGACAGCAGTGTTGCCGAGAAAGCAAAAGTGAAATCCGCCATTACAACAGACTTCATCCTTTCTGTGGAGATTGTTATTATCGCATTAGGCACGGTGTTAGAAGAAAGTTTAGCCATTCGGATATTGACAGTCTCTGTGGTTGCCTTATTAGCCACTATTGGTGTCTATGGTATCGTTGCCTTGATCGTACGGATGGATGACGCTGGATACAAATTGATCAAACGATCAAATGATACAGGCCCTGTTGCCAAGTTTGGACATCTATTGGTAAAATCTTTACCCATCATCATTAAAATCCTGGCAGTTGTGGGTACAATTGCCTTGATCTTGGTTTCTGGTGGGATCTTCGAACATAATATCGATTATTTACATCATTTTTTACCTGGCGTTCCGTCAAGGCTTAAACAAATTGGTTATGGTATAGTGGCAGGTTTGTTACTTGTCATACTCATAACAGGCTTTAAAAAAGTATTTGTTAAGAAAAAAGTAACGGTTTAA
- a CDS encoding DoxX family membrane protein: protein MKNKILLILCLLTGLMFINAGLDKFFHYMPMPKDMPEEMVKAGKAFMEIGWLLPLVGAIEILGGLLLVFPKTRPLGAIVLLPVLIGILLANICTAPSGLPIALVLLAVIVWVIIDNKKKYLPLIGK, encoded by the coding sequence ATGAAAAACAAAATTTTATTGATTTTATGCCTGTTAACGGGTTTAATGTTTATCAATGCGGGTTTAGACAAGTTTTTTCACTACATGCCGATGCCCAAGGACATGCCTGAAGAAATGGTAAAAGCAGGAAAAGCTTTTATGGAAATAGGCTGGTTGCTACCGTTGGTAGGCGCTATAGAAATTCTGGGAGGGTTGCTATTAGTTTTCCCAAAAACCAGACCTCTTGGCGCTATTGTTCTCTTGCCTGTCTTAATAGGTATATTACTCGCTAATATCTGTACGGCTCCATCAGGATTACCGATTGCACTAGTATTACTCGCTGTTATTGTTTGGGTGATCATAGACAACAAGAAAAAGTACTTGCCTTTAATAGGAAAATAG
- a CDS encoding GNAT family N-acetyltransferase — translation MLIVNFSTFPELETERLKFRRADLNDINGLFALRSDIEIMKYIPRPVATTLEEISEFLKLTDEKISANEMINWVITLKDDPKMIGTIGYYHIKPEHYRAEIGYMLLPEFQGKGYITEAINEVVNYGFNEMKFHSIEALIDPANLASASVLEKCNFIKEGYFKESEFYNGQFIDTVIYSKLKG, via the coding sequence ATGCTGATTGTAAATTTCTCAACTTTTCCTGAGTTGGAGACAGAAAGACTAAAGTTTAGACGTGCTGATTTAAATGATATCAATGGACTATTTGCACTGCGCTCTGATATAGAAATAATGAAATATATTCCTCGACCAGTAGCGACAACTCTTGAGGAAATATCAGAATTCCTGAAATTAACCGATGAAAAAATTAGTGCCAATGAAATGATTAATTGGGTGATTACTTTAAAGGATGATCCTAAAATGATTGGTACCATTGGTTATTACCATATAAAACCTGAGCATTACAGAGCTGAAATTGGCTATATGCTACTTCCGGAATTTCAAGGAAAAGGCTATATTACTGAGGCAATTAATGAAGTCGTTAATTATGGCTTTAATGAAATGAAGTTTCATTCAATCGAAGCATTGATTGATCCAGCAAATTTGGCCTCAGCCAGCGTATTGGAGAAATGCAATTTTATTAAAGAGGGATATTTTAAGGAAAGTGAGTTCTATAATGGGCAATTTATTGATACTGTCATTTATTCAAAATTAAAAGGATAG